The genomic DNA CGGGTCGCGCTCCAGCGGCGAGCCCCAGCCGCCGCCCCCGGTGGTGCGCACCCGGATGACCTCACCGGCGCGGACCGGCGAGTCGTCCACCAGGCCCTCCATCGGCCGCCCCTCGATCTCCACGACGAACGGCTTGCCGGCCCGGCCGCCGTTCACCCCCCAGCAGGACAGGATCGAACGGTCGGCGATGGACATGAAGGAGGCGTCGCGCAGCATCCGCAGGTGTTTGTCGTAGCCGAGACCGCCCCGGTAGAGGCCGGGACCGCCGGAGTCACGGGCCAGTCCGAGCCGTTCGACCCGGAACGGCCAGCGGGACTCGGCGAACTCGACGGGGATGTTGCGCGAGTCGGGGACGACGTGGATGGTGTCCTCGCCGTCGGCGTACCACCGGCCGCCGGAACCGCCGCCCAGGACCTCCCTCATCAGGTACGGCGTGCCGTCGGCGTCGACGCCGTGGACGCCGGTGTAGCGGATGGTCTCCTGGTCGGCGGGCATCCGGCCGCCGGTGGCCTTGGCCAGCACCCCGGCCAGGACGCCGAGCAGCCGCAGGATCACGAACGTCCGGGCGTTCGTGGGGGCCGGGAAGATCGGGGTGAGCAGCGTCCCCTTCTGCGGGAACCGCATCTCGATGAGCGGGACGACGCCCTCGTTGACGTCCAGTTCGGCCATCCGCTCGGGCGTCTCGGCCAGGTTGCGCAGGATCGGCGCGAGCCACTTCTTCAGGAACACCCCGTCGGCGTAGTCGCCCGCGTGGTTGATCGGCCCCTTGGCCTGCGGGGACGTGCCGGTGAAGTCGATGACGAGCGGAGCGGGGGCGGTGTGGTCGACGGTGAGGGTGATCCGCTGGGCGTGCAGCCGGGGCTCGTCCACGCCGTCGTGCTCGGCGTAGTCCTCCCACACGTGGACGCCCTCGGGGATCCGGGCCAGCAGTTCCCGGCGGAACGTCTCGGTGGTCTTGGCGATGATCGCGTCGAAGCACGCCTCGACCGCCTCGCGCCCGTAGCGGTCGAACAGCTCCCCCAGCCGCCGCGCGCCCATCAGGCAGGCCGAGCACTCGGCGTCCAGGTCCCCGGCGAGCGAGTCGGGCATCCGCGAGTTGCGCGTCATGATCGTGAGGGCCGCCCGGTTGGGCACGCCCCGGTCCCACAGCTTGATCGGCGGAACCATCAGCCCCTCCTCGAACACGCTGCGCGCGTGCGAGGGCATCGAGCCCGGGACCGCCCCGCCGATGTCGTCGTGATGGCCGAACGCCTGCACGAAGGCGACCACCGCGCCGTCGTGGAAGACCGGGACCGTCACACACAGGTCGGGCAGGTGCCCGATGCCGCCCTCGGACAGGTAGACGTCGTTGTGGAAGAACACGTCACCGGGGTTCATCTCGGCCACCGGGAAGTCCCTGACCACGGGCTGGACCAGCGCCGAGTAGGACCTGCCGGTCAGCTTGCGCAGCCGTACGTCGTGGATGCCCGCCCGGAAGTCGTGCGCGTCACGGATCATCGGCGAGCGGGCCGTGCGCGCGATGGCGGTCTCGACCTCCCTCTCCACCGACGAGAGCGTCCCCTCCACGATCTCCACCAGCACCGGATCGGCACCGCTCGTCGACTGCTCCGCACTCACTGGCCGCTCACCCCTTCCGCCTGTTCGTCCCTTCCGGACCACTCCACTCGCCCCGCCGGGCCCGCTCCCCTCGTCCCATCCGGACCACTCGGCTCGCTCTTGCTCGCCCGCTCCCCGCTCATCCCGCCGGGGCCGTCCGCCCGTCGGCCGCTCACCCCTCCTCGCGTCCACGGCGGACCTCCAGGTTTCCGAACGCGTCCACGGTGGCGGTGAAGCCGGGGTGCAGCGGCAGGGTGGAGCCGTACTCCTCGATGACCGCCGGACCGGCGACCACGGCCCCGGCGGCCAGGTCGGTACGGCGGTGGATCGGCGCCGGACCCCACGCGTCGTAGAAGACCTCACGGGCCGTCACCGGCCGCGGATCCGCCGTGCCGTACGGCCGGCGCCCGATGGCCGGGCGGGTGATGGGGCCGATGCCGGAGACGCGGAGGTTGACCCACTCGACACCGTGCCGGGGGTCGTCGCGGTAGCCGTAGCCGTAGAGCCGGTGGTGCGCCCGGTGGAAGCGGTCCAGCACCTCGGCGCGCCAGGCCTCGTCCAGCGGGCCGGCCGGGGCGGGCACCCGCACCTCGTAGGCCTGCCCGTAGTAGCGCAGGTCGGCGCTGCGCGCGTAGACGTGCCGGTCGGCGGTGAACCCCTCACGATCGAGCGCCTCGGCGGCCTGTCCCTCCAGCTCCCCGAAGATCTCCGCGGCGGAGTCGAGGGAGAGGTCGCGGGTGACGAAGGTGCGCACGTAGTCGTTCTTGACGTCCACGGTGAGCAGGCCGAACGCCGACACGTTGCCCGGGTCGGGCGGGACGGTCACCGACGGCAGGCCGAGGATGTCGATCAGCCGGCAGACCAGCAGCGGGCCCGAGCCGCCGAAGGCGACCATCGGGAAGTCGCGCACGTCCAGGCCGCGCTTGACGGTGAGCCGGCGGATCGCGTTGGACTGGTTGAACGCGCTGATCTCCAGGATGCCGGCCGCGGTCCGCTCGGGGCTCAGCCCGAGCTTGCCGGCCAGCGTCTCGATCCCCTGCCTGGCCGCCTCCGCCTCCAGCGGGATCTCCCCGCCGAGCAGGTGCGGGGGCACCCGGCCGAGGAAGACGTGCGCGTCGGTGACGGTGACCTCGGTGCTGCCCCGGCCGTAGCAGAGCGGGCCGGGATCGGCGCCGGCCGACTTCGGGCCGACCTTCAGCGTGCCCTCCGGCGAGATCCACGCGACGGACCCGCCGCCCGCCCCCACCGTCACGATGTCGATCATGGGGATCTTGCAGGGGTAGCGGCCGACGCTCCCCTCGGTGGTCAGCGACGGCTCCCCGTCGACCACCACCGCGACGTCGGTGGAGGTGCCTCCGCCGTCCAGGGTGATCACCGAAGGGTGCCCGGCGGTGGACGCGATCAGCGCGGCGCCGAGCGCACCCGCCGCCGGGCCGGACAGCACGGTGGTGATCGGCTGGTTGACCACCTCGGCGGCCGACAGCACGCCGCCGTTGCTCTTCATCACCGAGAACGGCATGCCGAGGCGGTCCGCGAGGCCGGCGATGTAGCGGCGCATGGTCGGCTTGACCGCGGCGTCCACCAGGGTCGTCACCGACCGCTCGTACTCGCGGTACTCGCGCAGCACGTCGCTGGAGATCGAGACGACCGCGCCGGGATGCTCCCGTTCGAGGATCTCGCGCATGCGGAGTTCGTGTGCGGGGTTGGCGTAGGAGTGCAGGAAGCAGACGCCGATCGCGGTGATCCCCCGCTCCCGGAACCACCCGGCGGCGGCCACGGCCGCCTCCTCGTCGAACGGCCGGACCTCGGCGCCGGTGTGGTCGAGGCGTCCGCCGACGGTCCTGACCCGGTGCACCGGGACGATCCGAGGTGGTTTGACCCAGAAGTAGGAGTTGCCGTATCCGTCGGGGACGCTCTGCCGGGCGATCTCCAGGATGAACTCGAAGCCCTCGGTGGTGACGAAGCCGAGGTCGGCGATGCGGTCCTCGAGGAGCTGGTTGGTGGCGACGGTGGTGCCGTGCACGACCGCCGACACGGTCTGCCCGCCCGCCTTCTCCAGGACCTTCCGTACCCCCTCCAGGAACCCGTCAGCCGGATCGGCGGGTGTGGAGGGGGTCTTGGTAGTGGTGATCTCACCGGTCTGCTCGTCCACCGCGACCACGTCGGTGAACGTGCCCCCGGTGTCGACCCCTATACGGACGCTGCGCATGCCCCCATGTCTACCCGGTTCTGTGGATCAGGTAAGTGGGCGGACCCTGCCGAAGCCGGGACGTCTCCTTGGGCACTGTTGGGGGGTGGGCGTCCGCAGCGGGCCGATCACCGCGGGCACGGCCGGCGGTGCGGGACCGCGGCCGGGCGGGTCACCGTCAGCGGCGGCGGGGACCCATGGTGGAACCGATCACCGCGTCGGCGTCGTGCGCGTGCACCTTGGCCGCGAGCCGGATGGCCATCTCGTTGGTACGGCGCAGCTCCGCCTCGACCCGGTCCTTGCCGGACTGGCCGACCTGGACACCGAAGTAGGCGCCGATGATGGCACCCGAGACGCCGACCAGGCCGGCGAAGGGAGCCGCGGACTCGCCGTTGCGGAACGCGATCACCACGAAGGCGATCAGCAGGACGACCAGGCCCGTGACGACGACGTAGAAGCCGTAGCGCCAGCGGGCCGCCTCGGCCTGCGCGGCGACGGTCTCGTCCTCGCTCATCATCGCCGCGAGGGCGATGGGCATCTCGGTGGTCTCGGCCGACGACATGGCCGGAGACGTGGGTGCGGGGATCTTGTTGAGAGGTGGACCGGAGTTTTTGGTGGTCGTCACAGGCTCTCCCACTTTCGATAGGCCAAAATTAATCTCCCATGCTTCGATCAATAGCGCCAAGTCAGGCTATGTCACATTGGTTCACCACTCTTACCAGCGCATCGCCTGCCCAAACACTCCCACCAGACCCACTAAGCTGACCCCCCGTGACCGAATCGTCCGCGCTCTCCACCGTCCCCGTCGGGTCCCGCGACGGGGTGCTGCGCTTCTACTTCGGCCCGATGGACTGCGGCAAGTCCACGCTGGCCCTGCAGATGAACTACAACCACGGCCGCCAGGGCAGGCGCGGCCTGGTGCTCACCAAGCACGACCGTTCGGGCGGCCCGCAGGTGACCAGCCGGATAGGCCTGGGCAGCGAGGCCATCGAGGTCGTCGACGACCTCGACCTGGTGGCCCTGGTACGGGGACACCAGCGCATCGACTACGTGATCTGCGACGAGGCGTGCTTCTACACCGTCGAGCAGATCGAGCAGCTCGCCGACCTCACCGACGACTTCGGCATCGACGTCTACGCCTTCGGCCTCGCGTCGGACTTCCGGTCACAGATGTTCCCCGCCGCCCAGCGGCTGTTCGAGCTGGCCGACGAGATCAACCGCCTGCAGGTGGAGATCCTGTGCTGGTGCGGCCGGCCCGGCCGCCTGAACGCCCGGGTGGTCGGCGG from Streptosporangium sp. NBC_01756 includes the following:
- a CDS encoding hydantoinase B/oxoprolinase family protein; translation: MSAEQSTSGADPVLVEIVEGTLSSVEREVETAIARTARSPMIRDAHDFRAGIHDVRLRKLTGRSYSALVQPVVRDFPVAEMNPGDVFFHNDVYLSEGGIGHLPDLCVTVPVFHDGAVVAFVQAFGHHDDIGGAVPGSMPSHARSVFEEGLMVPPIKLWDRGVPNRAALTIMTRNSRMPDSLAGDLDAECSACLMGARRLGELFDRYGREAVEACFDAIIAKTTETFRRELLARIPEGVHVWEDYAEHDGVDEPRLHAQRITLTVDHTAPAPLVIDFTGTSPQAKGPINHAGDYADGVFLKKWLAPILRNLAETPERMAELDVNEGVVPLIEMRFPQKGTLLTPIFPAPTNARTFVILRLLGVLAGVLAKATGGRMPADQETIRYTGVHGVDADGTPYLMREVLGGGSGGRWYADGEDTIHVVPDSRNIPVEFAESRWPFRVERLGLARDSGGPGLYRGGLGYDKHLRMLRDASFMSIADRSILSCWGVNGGRAGKPFVVEIEGRPMEGLVDDSPVRAGEVIRVRTTGGGGWGSPLERDPALVAADVRDGKVSAEGARDDYGVVLYGSGDEPHVDDEATALRRAELRALLPADAPFFDRGPGFPTLSGGLPHAEVDFAE
- a CDS encoding hydantoinase/oxoprolinase family protein, whose protein sequence is MRSVRIGVDTGGTFTDVVAVDEQTGEITTTKTPSTPADPADGFLEGVRKVLEKAGGQTVSAVVHGTTVATNQLLEDRIADLGFVTTEGFEFILEIARQSVPDGYGNSYFWVKPPRIVPVHRVRTVGGRLDHTGAEVRPFDEEAAVAAAGWFRERGITAIGVCFLHSYANPAHELRMREILEREHPGAVVSISSDVLREYREYERSVTTLVDAAVKPTMRRYIAGLADRLGMPFSVMKSNGGVLSAAEVVNQPITTVLSGPAAGALGAALIASTAGHPSVITLDGGGTSTDVAVVVDGEPSLTTEGSVGRYPCKIPMIDIVTVGAGGGSVAWISPEGTLKVGPKSAGADPGPLCYGRGSTEVTVTDAHVFLGRVPPHLLGGEIPLEAEAARQGIETLAGKLGLSPERTAAGILEISAFNQSNAIRRLTVKRGLDVRDFPMVAFGGSGPLLVCRLIDILGLPSVTVPPDPGNVSAFGLLTVDVKNDYVRTFVTRDLSLDSAAEIFGELEGQAAEALDREGFTADRHVYARSADLRYYGQAYEVRVPAPAGPLDEAWRAEVLDRFHRAHHRLYGYGYRDDPRHGVEWVNLRVSGIGPITRPAIGRRPYGTADPRPVTAREVFYDAWGPAPIHRRTDLAAGAVVAGPAVIEEYGSTLPLHPGFTATVDAFGNLEVRRGREEG
- a CDS encoding thymidine kinase, with product MTESSALSTVPVGSRDGVLRFYFGPMDCGKSTLALQMNYNHGRQGRRGLVLTKHDRSGGPQVTSRIGLGSEAIEVVDDLDLVALVRGHQRIDYVICDEACFYTVEQIEQLADLTDDFGIDVYAFGLASDFRSQMFPAAQRLFELADEINRLQVEILCWCGRPGRLNARVVGGKLVHTGEQVVIGDTGADPIRYQVLCRRHYRSGDLGQA